A part of Kitasatospora acidiphila genomic DNA contains:
- a CDS encoding non-ribosomal peptide synthetase codes for MRNEDRQLPLLPAQEGVLFVERMHGGPGTHNLALALGLDGPLDRAALDATLRALTDRHPALRTAFVEQDGALRQQIADQVELTLRTADFSQESETDQLLAEHFTAAQQEPFPLDQAPLLRPTLLRLAEQRHVLLLVMHHSVSDGVSADVLAGEFELLYAACATGQPDPLPQLSLAYPDFVRGHAGSPNRLARSLDYWRSELAGAPATLDLPRARTAGPTERRAATLRQDIPRPVAARLRELARQNRCSLFSVLATGAFAVLMRHTGERDLVLGVPMSSRLQPGSEGLVGLTVNTMPLRVRADADQEPTFTQLLHQVQAKTLQGLRHQHLSFSQLVHAVNPPRSSGRQPVFQLGLNHAVGPAAPVRRAGLLVERLPIPNATAAFELMLTFMEDDQDAWVYCEYDVDRLDQDTVTELARHLVRLLEGAAADPESPLSALELMGETERERVLRSWNDTAAPRITAAVSELFAEQVRRHPDRIATVWREEELSYRELDERASRLARVLRQHGVGDGDFVGIALPRSNAIPVALLAVHKAGAAYVSLDPSYPRDRLAYMMADAEPTLVITDSATDFEVPAELDLPLLRLDDPAVIAESAELPAASYAVPVDAEQLAYIIYTSGSTGRPKGVMVSHANLANLAAWAAETFGDGLRRVLAATSINFDVSVFEIFGPLLSGGSIEIVRDLLELGERGSWDGTLVSGVPSVLARLIEDGGLRVRADYLVLAGEALSPHVARRLRAALPGIRLVNAYGPTETTVYASASATADPDEGAPPIGRPLRNTQLYVLDERKRPVPAGVAGELFIAGDGLARGYLNQPELTAARFVPNPFGPADALMYRTGDLVRWRPDGQLDFLGRSDDQVKLRGFRIELGEVESVLAGLPDVAQAAVLVHEDERGERRLVGYVTAAGGGEPDLARITTAASRLLPGYMMPTLVPLPELPLTPSGKLDRSRLPQPDFAATEGRAPQTPEEQALAELFGQALGLPQVAATDSFFDLGGHSLMAIRLVSRIREELGAALTVRDLFEAPTVEHLAGRLTKSAAGDDFSVLLSLRPGGDQAPLFCVHPGFGLSWAYAALLRRLGPDQPVYGLQARGVGGAEQLPASLDELVTDYLAQIRAVRPHGPYRLLGWSFGGVVAHALATRLQDAGEQVDLVALLDTVMVTAEDQDDDELVPEDDEQLQREIASVLAVVPDGDQLIAVVQNLIRLRYQFEPGHCRGDLVFFTAAEEPDRDSSVIADRWRPHVSGRLTEHIVSCAHLDMMSAPYADQIGDLLAKTLRENAQAR; via the coding sequence ATGCGCAACGAGGACAGGCAACTCCCGCTCCTGCCCGCCCAAGAGGGCGTGCTGTTCGTCGAGCGGATGCACGGCGGACCCGGCACCCACAACCTGGCGCTGGCGCTCGGCCTGGACGGCCCGCTCGACCGGGCCGCGCTGGACGCCACCCTGCGGGCCCTGACGGACCGTCACCCCGCACTGCGGACGGCGTTCGTGGAGCAGGACGGCGCGCTGCGGCAGCAGATCGCCGACCAGGTCGAACTCACCCTGCGGACCGCCGACTTCAGCCAGGAGTCGGAAACCGACCAGCTGCTGGCCGAGCACTTCACGGCCGCCCAGCAGGAGCCGTTCCCGCTCGACCAGGCCCCGCTGCTGCGGCCCACCCTGCTGCGGCTGGCCGAACAGCGGCACGTGCTGCTGCTGGTGATGCACCACAGCGTCTCCGACGGCGTCTCCGCGGACGTCCTCGCCGGCGAGTTCGAGCTGCTGTACGCGGCCTGCGCGACCGGACAGCCCGACCCGCTGCCCCAACTCTCCCTCGCATACCCGGACTTCGTGCGCGGCCACGCCGGCTCGCCGAACCGCCTGGCCCGCTCGCTCGACTACTGGCGCAGCGAACTGGCCGGCGCCCCGGCCACCCTCGACCTGCCGCGAGCCCGGACCGCCGGCCCGACCGAGCGCCGCGCGGCCACCCTGCGCCAGGACATCCCCCGCCCGGTGGCGGCCCGGTTGCGCGAACTCGCCCGGCAGAACCGCTGCTCGCTCTTCTCCGTGCTGGCGACCGGCGCCTTCGCGGTGCTCATGCGGCACACCGGCGAGCGCGACCTGGTGCTCGGCGTCCCCATGTCGAGCCGGCTCCAGCCCGGCTCCGAGGGCCTGGTCGGACTGACCGTCAACACCATGCCGCTGCGGGTGCGCGCCGACGCCGACCAGGAGCCCACCTTCACCCAACTGCTGCACCAGGTCCAGGCCAAGACCCTCCAGGGGCTGCGGCACCAGCACCTGTCGTTCAGCCAGCTGGTGCACGCCGTCAACCCGCCGCGCAGCTCCGGCCGCCAGCCGGTCTTCCAGCTCGGGCTGAACCACGCCGTCGGCCCGGCCGCCCCGGTCCGGCGCGCCGGCCTGCTGGTCGAGCGGCTGCCGATCCCCAACGCCACCGCGGCGTTCGAGCTGATGCTGACCTTCATGGAGGACGACCAGGACGCCTGGGTCTACTGCGAGTACGACGTCGACCGGCTCGACCAGGACACCGTGACCGAGCTGGCCCGCCACCTGGTGCGACTGCTCGAAGGCGCCGCCGCCGACCCCGAGAGCCCGCTGTCGGCACTGGAGTTGATGGGCGAGACCGAACGCGAGCGAGTGCTGCGCAGCTGGAACGACACGGCAGCTCCTCGGATCACCGCGGCCGTCTCGGAGCTCTTCGCCGAGCAGGTCCGCCGCCACCCCGACCGGATCGCCACCGTCTGGCGCGAAGAAGAGCTCAGCTACCGCGAGTTGGACGAAAGGGCCAGCCGGCTGGCCCGAGTGCTGCGCCAACACGGAGTGGGCGACGGCGACTTCGTGGGCATCGCGCTGCCCAGGTCCAACGCGATACCGGTCGCGCTGCTCGCCGTGCACAAGGCCGGCGCCGCCTACGTCTCCCTGGACCCGAGCTACCCGCGCGACCGCCTGGCGTACATGATGGCCGACGCCGAGCCGACGCTGGTGATCACCGACTCGGCCACCGACTTCGAGGTGCCGGCCGAACTCGACCTGCCGCTGCTGCGCCTGGACGACCCTGCGGTGATCGCCGAGTCGGCCGAACTGCCCGCGGCGAGCTACGCCGTGCCGGTCGACGCCGAGCAACTCGCCTACATCATCTACACCTCCGGCTCCACCGGGCGCCCCAAGGGCGTCATGGTCAGCCACGCCAACCTGGCCAACCTCGCCGCCTGGGCCGCCGAGACCTTCGGCGACGGCCTGCGCCGGGTGCTGGCCGCCACCTCGATCAACTTCGACGTCTCGGTCTTCGAGATCTTCGGGCCGCTGCTGTCCGGCGGCAGCATCGAGATCGTCCGCGACCTGCTGGAACTGGGCGAACGCGGTTCGTGGGACGGCACCTTGGTCAGCGGCGTCCCCTCGGTGCTCGCCCGGCTGATCGAGGACGGCGGCCTGCGGGTGCGCGCCGACTACCTGGTGCTGGCCGGCGAGGCGCTCTCCCCGCACGTGGCCCGCCGACTGCGGGCGGCCCTGCCCGGCATCCGACTGGTCAACGCCTACGGGCCCACCGAGACCACCGTGTACGCCAGCGCCTCGGCCACCGCCGACCCGGACGAGGGGGCGCCGCCGATCGGCCGGCCGCTGCGCAATACCCAGCTCTATGTGCTGGACGAGCGGAAGCGGCCGGTGCCGGCCGGCGTGGCGGGCGAACTGTTCATCGCCGGCGACGGCCTGGCCCGCGGCTACCTCAACCAGCCCGAGCTGACCGCGGCCCGCTTCGTCCCCAACCCGTTCGGGCCGGCCGACGCGCTGATGTACCGCACCGGCGACCTGGTCCGCTGGCGCCCCGACGGCCAACTCGACTTCCTGGGACGCTCCGACGACCAGGTGAAGCTGCGCGGGTTCCGGATCGAGCTGGGCGAGGTGGAGAGCGTGCTCGCCGGGCTGCCCGACGTGGCGCAGGCGGCCGTGCTGGTCCACGAGGACGAGCGCGGCGAGCGCCGGCTGGTCGGCTACGTCACCGCGGCGGGCGGCGGCGAACCCGACCTGGCCCGGATCACCACCGCCGCCAGCCGGTTGCTGCCCGGCTACATGATGCCCACCTTGGTCCCGCTGCCCGAACTGCCGCTGACCCCCAGCGGAAAGCTCGACCGGTCCAGGCTGCCCCAGCCCGACTTCGCGGCCACCGAGGGCCGTGCCCCGCAGACCCCCGAGGAGCAGGCGCTCGCCGAACTCTTCGGTCAGGCGCTCGGTCTGCCGCAGGTCGCGGCCACCGACAGCTTCTTCGACCTCGGCGGGCACTCGCTGATGGCGATCAGGCTGGTCAGCCGGATCCGCGAGGAACTCGGCGCCGCGCTCACCGTCCGCGACCTCTTCGAGGCGCCCACGGTCGAGCACTTGGCCGGCCGGCTCACCAAGTCGGCCGCCGGCGACGACTTCTCGGTGCTGCTCTCACTGCGGCCCGGCGGCGACCAGGCCCCGCTGTTCTGCGTGCACCCGGGATTCGGGCTGAGCTGGGCCTACGCCGCGCTGCTCCGCCGCCTCGGGCCCGACCAGCCGGTCTATGGTCTGCAGGCCCGCGGCGTCGGGGGAGCAGAACAACTCCCGGCCAGCCTCGACGAGTTGGTGACGGACTACCTGGCACAGATCCGCGCCGTCCGCCCGCACGGCCCGTACCGGCTGCTCGGCTGGTCGTTCGGCGGGGTCGTCGCCCACGCGCTGGCCACCCGGCTGCAGGACGCCGGCGAGCAGGTCGACCTGGTCGCCCTGCTCGACACGGTGATGGTCACCGCCGAGGACCAGGACGACGACGAGCTGGTGCCCGAGGACGACGAGCAACTCCAGCGCGAGATCGCCTCGGTGCTCGCCGTGGTGCCCGACGGCGACCAGCTGATCGCCGTGGTCCAGAACCTGATCCGGCTCCGCTACCAGTTCGAACCCGGCCACTGCCGCGGCGACTTGGTCTTCTTCACGGCCGCCGAGGAACCGGACCGGGACAGCTCGGTGATCGCCGACCGCTGGCGGCCGCACGTCAGCGGCCGACTCACCGAGCACATCGTCTCCTGCGCCCACCTGGACATGATGAGCGCGCCCTACGCCGACCAGATCGGCGACCTGCTGGCCAAGACCCTGCGCGAGAACGCCCAGGCCCGGTGA
- a CDS encoding aspartate aminotransferase family protein: protein MRPEITRAQAVIPVGTSSPLRACRNVEADPIVVREAHGQYLHDVDGTRYVDFMYGFGPLILGHAPEVVAQAIAEQAGNGTLFGTYCPLEVELAERICATADHLEQLRFVCSGTEAVMSALRVARAHTGRTNIVRFNGGYHGHFDLVQNKGETVMREAGLDPVAMRSNLFADYNDIASVEKLFAEHPGEIAAVVIEPIACNMSLVLPEGDFLQQLRELCTREGALLIFDEVITGFRLTNGPASNLLGVSPDLTVFGKIIGGGTPVGAYGGRADVMRLLDEERVLQGGTLAGNPLTMAAGLATLGELGKPGFYEELERKGALLQAAVERHRTAAGLDFTFTRTGSIFAFIFVPNGSPIRRKEDVARQEHQPYTTLYAGMREAGYHLAPDIEEPMYISAATPDETLEDFAAKVCAILAA, encoded by the coding sequence ATGAGGCCCGAAATCACGCGCGCCCAGGCGGTCATCCCGGTGGGCACCAGCTCCCCGCTGCGCGCCTGCCGCAACGTCGAGGCGGACCCGATCGTGGTCCGCGAAGCCCACGGCCAGTACCTGCACGACGTCGACGGCACCCGCTACGTGGACTTCATGTACGGCTTCGGTCCGCTGATCCTCGGCCACGCGCCCGAGGTGGTCGCCCAGGCGATCGCCGAACAGGCCGGCAACGGCACCCTGTTCGGCACCTACTGCCCGCTGGAGGTCGAGCTCGCCGAGCGGATCTGCGCCACCGCGGACCACCTGGAGCAGCTGCGCTTCGTCTGCAGCGGCACCGAGGCCGTGATGTCCGCCCTGCGGGTGGCCCGGGCCCACACCGGCCGCACCAACATCGTGCGGTTCAACGGCGGTTACCACGGCCACTTCGACCTGGTGCAGAACAAGGGCGAGACCGTGATGCGCGAGGCCGGCCTGGACCCGGTCGCGATGCGCTCCAACCTCTTCGCCGACTACAACGACATCGCCAGCGTCGAGAAGCTGTTCGCCGAGCACCCCGGTGAGATCGCCGCCGTGGTGATCGAGCCGATCGCCTGCAACATGTCGCTGGTGCTGCCGGAGGGCGACTTCCTCCAGCAGCTGCGCGAACTGTGCACCCGCGAGGGCGCGTTGCTGATCTTCGACGAGGTCATCACCGGCTTCCGGCTCACCAACGGCCCGGCGAGCAACCTGCTCGGCGTCTCCCCGGACCTGACCGTCTTCGGCAAGATCATCGGCGGTGGCACGCCGGTCGGCGCCTACGGCGGCCGGGCCGACGTGATGCGCCTGCTGGACGAGGAGCGGGTGCTCCAGGGCGGCACGCTGGCCGGCAACCCGCTGACCATGGCGGCCGGCCTGGCCACCCTGGGCGAGCTGGGCAAGCCCGGCTTCTACGAGGAGCTGGAGCGCAAGGGCGCACTGCTCCAGGCCGCGGTGGAGCGCCACCGCACCGCCGCCGGGCTGGACTTCACCTTCACCCGGACCGGCTCCATCTTCGCCTTCATCTTCGTGCCCAACGGCAGCCCGATCCGCCGCAAGGAGGACGTGGCCCGCCAGGAGCACCAGCCGTACACCACGCTGTACGCCGGGATGCGCGAGGCCGGCTACCACCTGGCCCCCGACATCGAAGAGCCGATGTACATCAGCGCGGCCACCCCGGACGAGACCCTGGAGGACTTCGCCGCCAAGGTCTGCGCCATCCTCGCCGCGTAA
- a CDS encoding ATP-grasp domain-containing protein — protein MNVLILGHEENCRDYLAYAKENGHTVSFFAPPALAPGDRDSWQPTVLDAVRAEFDLASFDDIISFHDSYQIQLDLVRAEAGMTSRRIDTLLCLSDKTRFKAHPAVREHITRHLQLDASLKAPAALELVQEAGLSFPIVLKPSNGFYSAGVVKVDAPEAFAKAFVQVKRVCTVLRESIGQSAMLAEEYLDGNEYAVDGMVSDGQVISLQVHRKWPPLVGPLFHEIAYYTEPFDPEQGTGFTALLESVIPGVGLDNSPFHAEFRFDAEGRLRILELAPRLCGGGTTTYQQLRICTGMDAYGMLHQLGRSPIEPKPTHHRVALEFDAPIERSGILRNTAHAVEVCEKNDVTTVVLHKNDGDFVLAPPLNFETVLCAYFARDTREEAEALLDHLLTHCTIETETDKQS, from the coding sequence GTGAACGTGCTGATCCTCGGGCATGAGGAAAACTGCCGCGACTACCTGGCCTACGCCAAGGAGAACGGACACACCGTCAGCTTCTTCGCGCCCCCGGCGCTCGCCCCGGGCGACCGGGACAGCTGGCAGCCCACGGTGCTGGACGCCGTCCGCGCCGAGTTCGACCTGGCCTCCTTCGACGACATCATCTCCTTCCACGACAGCTACCAGATCCAGCTGGACCTGGTGCGCGCCGAGGCCGGGATGACCAGCCGCCGGATCGACACCCTGCTGTGCCTGTCCGACAAGACCCGCTTCAAGGCGCACCCGGCGGTCCGCGAGCACATCACCCGGCACCTCCAGCTCGACGCCTCGCTGAAGGCCCCGGCCGCCCTGGAGCTGGTCCAGGAGGCCGGCCTCTCGTTCCCGATCGTGCTCAAGCCCTCCAACGGCTTCTACAGCGCGGGCGTGGTCAAGGTCGACGCCCCCGAGGCGTTCGCCAAGGCTTTCGTGCAGGTCAAGCGGGTCTGCACGGTGCTGCGCGAGAGCATCGGGCAGTCCGCCATGCTGGCCGAGGAGTACCTCGACGGCAACGAGTACGCGGTCGACGGCATGGTCAGCGACGGTCAGGTGATCTCGCTCCAGGTGCACCGCAAGTGGCCGCCGCTGGTGGGCCCGCTCTTCCACGAGATCGCCTACTACACCGAGCCGTTCGACCCCGAGCAGGGCACCGGCTTCACCGCCCTGCTGGAGAGCGTCATCCCGGGCGTCGGCCTGGACAACTCCCCGTTCCACGCGGAGTTCCGCTTCGACGCCGAGGGCCGGCTGCGGATCCTCGAACTGGCCCCCCGGCTCTGCGGCGGCGGCACCACCACCTACCAGCAGCTGCGGATCTGCACCGGCATGGACGCCTACGGCATGCTGCACCAGCTCGGCCGCTCGCCGATCGAGCCCAAGCCCACCCACCACCGGGTCGCCCTGGAATTCGACGCGCCGATCGAGCGCAGCGGCATCCTGCGCAACACCGCCCACGCGGTCGAGGTGTGCGAGAAGAACGACGTCACCACGGTGGTGCTGCACAAGAACGACGGCGACTTCGTGCTCGCCCCGCCGCTCAACTTCGAGACCGTCCTGTGCGCCTACTTCGCCCGCGACACCCGCGAAGAGGCCGAGGCGCTGCTGGACCACCTGCTCACCCACTGCACCATCGAGACCGAAACGGACAAGCAGTCATGA
- a CDS encoding MATE family efflux transporter yields MSTGIEARPTGLATVREVVRVSVPLMFGMAGNLVLMLVDRISLARYSANTLEASGPAVFTATTLIMLTTGIVGITRSYVAQAKGRDDQQGTLDEGANGLLLAAVLCVLLLLATPLVAKVPELSGQQPAVEALEAQFLRLSTLYGSVMTLNMALSSYFNGMGRTRVPMTVGLIGQVVGMVMTVGLVFGKFGLPELGMRGSALGTLSAVSVMFIGYLVCLPRGYAAGVGRLLRRGPARVAETLWQRLGKGAPAGGSMCLEELGQTAFVWLAGGLGTLALAANNVALSVNYTAVIPLIGLGIGCNILCGNAVGAEEFAKVPHIIKATLAVCGSYVAVVAFCQVLLPKVLLAPFGLHEAGPQVVASAVDTSRVLWTYSAAFMFSMVGSSVLECFGLARYGFLTRVVLMWVLCIPIIAVIVLTHHGHAGLLPVIWVVFSFFEAVMAVVCFRRIRQAVASRENQLVPSVTSV; encoded by the coding sequence GTGAGCACCGGCATCGAGGCCCGGCCGACCGGCCTGGCCACCGTCCGTGAAGTCGTCCGCGTCTCGGTGCCGTTGATGTTCGGCATGGCCGGCAACCTGGTGCTGATGCTGGTCGACCGGATCTCGCTCGCCCGGTATTCGGCGAACACCCTGGAGGCCTCCGGGCCGGCCGTGTTCACCGCCACCACGCTCATCATGCTCACCACCGGCATCGTGGGCATCACCCGCTCCTACGTGGCCCAGGCCAAGGGCCGCGACGACCAGCAGGGCACCCTGGACGAGGGTGCCAACGGCCTGCTGCTGGCCGCGGTGCTCTGCGTGCTGCTGCTGCTCGCCACCCCGCTGGTGGCGAAGGTCCCCGAGCTGAGCGGCCAGCAGCCGGCCGTGGAGGCGCTGGAGGCGCAGTTCCTGCGGCTGTCCACGCTCTACGGCTCGGTGATGACGCTCAACATGGCGCTCTCCTCGTACTTCAACGGGATGGGCCGCACCCGGGTGCCGATGACGGTCGGCCTGATCGGCCAGGTGGTCGGCATGGTGATGACCGTCGGCCTGGTCTTCGGGAAGTTCGGGCTGCCGGAGCTCGGCATGCGCGGCTCCGCGCTGGGCACCCTGAGCGCAGTCTCGGTGATGTTCATCGGGTACCTGGTCTGCCTGCCCAGGGGCTACGCCGCCGGGGTCGGCCGACTGCTGCGCCGCGGTCCGGCGCGGGTGGCCGAGACCCTGTGGCAGCGGCTCGGCAAGGGGGCGCCGGCCGGCGGTTCGATGTGCCTGGAGGAGCTGGGGCAGACGGCGTTCGTCTGGCTGGCCGGCGGGCTCGGCACGCTGGCGCTGGCCGCCAACAACGTCGCGCTGTCGGTGAACTACACCGCCGTCATCCCGCTGATCGGCCTGGGCATCGGCTGCAACATCCTGTGCGGCAACGCCGTCGGCGCCGAGGAGTTCGCCAAGGTGCCGCACATCATCAAGGCCACCCTGGCGGTCTGCGGCAGCTACGTCGCCGTGGTCGCCTTCTGCCAGGTGCTGCTGCCCAAGGTGCTGCTGGCGCCGTTCGGCCTGCACGAGGCCGGGCCGCAGGTGGTGGCGAGCGCGGTGGACACCTCTCGCGTGCTGTGGACCTACTCGGCGGCGTTCATGTTCTCCATGGTCGGCTCCTCGGTCCTGGAGTGCTTCGGCCTGGCCCGGTACGGCTTCCTGACCCGGGTGGTGCTGATGTGGGTGCTGTGCATCCCGATCATCGCCGTGATCGTGCTGACCCACCACGGCCACGCCGGCCTGCTGCCGGTGATCTGGGTGGTCTTCTCCTTCTTCGAGGCCGTGATGGCCGTCGTGTGCTTCCGGCGGATCCGCCAGGCGGTGGCGAGCCGGGAGAACCAGCTGGTCCCGTCCGTAACTTCCGTGTAG
- a CDS encoding class-II aminoacyl-tRNA synthetase family protein: protein MDRVTYQHPRPIGPGSADELRKALAFYYGRAEVTELSPGVAVAVPAQAGLTEQELADIVRHFLRGHREVSTTVVAEHTPQLSCALPDDDRIAVAGGTYLHGPEWGAAMAGTRRLVYERFAAEFEAPRLTGSAQIQRDTLVRAGYYKKFPNLVNAVSRIRADYWDGVSVARLRPGQLAALDSYYAPSEMVLNPVTCYHVYSNARLLHERYGSGGRYAIEGPVFRHESHNHGPTRLAEFSMFELVRLGGADEVRGEFERLLKAFESFFAGLGVPHRIISASDAFFGDDPSMTRDAQLLNGSKFEVRVPLEAGELSVASVNLHGEVFADAFALRDLGVEATCCAGIGLDRLAYALLSYGLLPAEQS, encoded by the coding sequence ATGGACCGGGTGACCTATCAGCACCCCCGTCCGATCGGCCCCGGGAGCGCCGACGAGCTCCGCAAGGCCCTGGCCTTCTACTACGGCCGGGCCGAGGTCACCGAGCTGTCCCCGGGCGTGGCGGTCGCCGTCCCGGCCCAGGCCGGGCTGACCGAGCAGGAACTGGCCGACATCGTGCGGCACTTCCTGCGCGGGCACCGCGAGGTGTCGACCACCGTCGTCGCCGAGCACACGCCGCAGCTGTCCTGCGCCCTGCCGGACGACGACCGGATCGCGGTCGCGGGCGGCACCTACCTGCACGGGCCCGAGTGGGGCGCCGCGATGGCCGGCACCCGCCGGCTGGTGTACGAGCGCTTCGCCGCCGAGTTCGAGGCGCCCCGGCTGACCGGCTCGGCGCAGATCCAGCGGGACACCCTGGTGCGGGCCGGCTACTACAAGAAGTTCCCCAACCTGGTCAACGCGGTCTCCCGGATCCGCGCCGACTATTGGGACGGGGTCTCGGTGGCCCGGCTGCGACCGGGTCAACTGGCCGCGCTGGACTCCTACTACGCGCCGTCCGAGATGGTGCTCAACCCGGTCACCTGCTACCACGTCTACTCCAACGCCCGTCTGCTGCACGAGCGTTACGGGTCCGGCGGCCGATACGCCATCGAGGGGCCGGTGTTCCGGCACGAGTCGCACAACCACGGTCCGACCCGGCTCGCCGAGTTCTCCATGTTCGAGCTGGTCCGGCTCGGCGGCGCTGACGAGGTGCGCGGTGAATTCGAGCGGCTGCTCAAGGCGTTCGAGTCCTTCTTCGCCGGACTCGGGGTGCCGCACCGGATCATCAGCGCCAGCGACGCCTTCTTCGGCGACGACCCGTCGATGACCCGCGACGCCCAGCTGCTGAACGGCAGCAAGTTCGAGGTGCGGGTCCCGCTGGAGGCCGGCGAGCTGTCGGTGGCCAGCGTCAACCTGCACGGCGAGGTCTTCGCGGACGCCTTCGCACTGCGGGACCTGGGCGTCGAAGCCACCTGCTGCGCGGGCATCGGCCTGGACCGGCTCGCCTACGCCCTGCTCTCGTACGGCCTGCTGCCGGCAGAGCAGTCCTGA
- a CDS encoding 2OG-Fe dioxygenase family protein — protein sequence MQLEPSELAKNGYDRWGLAEHFGITEDDANYQALRAAYADLPPDPYAPGSGRHRRYARGMFLPWSKEFIWMPATESQRREGMNGYYQGDHNPEYPNVVRNLPAITQETCDNPLVLDMIKFAFEQTRWSEDDSVWPLFVGVHLIKLHIEDDGEAVSSPNELHQDGEPYVFAHLIYRDNMVGGGNVIATPAYRGKQPADVPPEDTLAAFDLEKPLDSYAITDDLVSHYVAPIRKGEAERPGERAIMLSDWVPMRHRI from the coding sequence ATGCAGCTCGAACCGTCGGAGCTGGCCAAGAACGGGTACGACCGGTGGGGTCTGGCCGAGCACTTCGGCATCACCGAGGACGACGCGAACTACCAGGCGCTGCGCGCCGCCTACGCGGACCTGCCGCCGGACCCGTACGCCCCCGGCTCCGGCCGACACCGGCGCTACGCCCGCGGCATGTTCCTGCCGTGGTCCAAGGAGTTCATCTGGATGCCGGCCACCGAGAGCCAGCGGCGCGAGGGGATGAACGGCTACTACCAGGGCGACCACAACCCCGAGTACCCGAACGTGGTCCGCAACCTCCCGGCCATCACCCAGGAGACCTGCGACAACCCGCTGGTGCTGGACATGATCAAGTTCGCCTTCGAGCAGACCCGCTGGAGCGAGGACGACTCGGTGTGGCCGCTGTTCGTCGGGGTCCACCTGATCAAGCTGCACATCGAGGACGACGGTGAGGCCGTCTCCTCGCCCAACGAGCTGCACCAGGACGGCGAGCCCTACGTCTTCGCCCACCTGATCTACCGCGACAACATGGTCGGCGGCGGCAACGTCATCGCCACCCCCGCCTACCGCGGCAAGCAGCCCGCGGACGTGCCGCCCGAGGACACCCTGGCCGCGTTCGACCTCGAGAAGCCGCTCGACTCGTACGCGATCACCGACGACCTGGTCAGCCACTACGTCGCGCCGATCCGCAAGGGCGAGGCCGAGCGCCCCGGCGAGCGCGCCATCATGCTCTCCGACTGGGTGCCCATGCGGCACCGCATCTGA
- a CDS encoding acyl carrier protein, with protein MSASVDEKICAVLRQVAELSGDAEITGEQELNADLAIDSLKLIDVVVQLEAELDIELGDEFSRDLITVADLQRHVGELVRG; from the coding sequence ATGTCGGCATCGGTCGACGAGAAGATTTGCGCCGTCCTGCGGCAGGTCGCCGAGCTGTCGGGCGACGCCGAGATCACCGGCGAGCAGGAGCTCAACGCGGACCTGGCGATCGACTCGCTCAAGCTGATCGACGTGGTGGTCCAGCTGGAGGCCGAGCTCGACATCGAGCTCGGTGACGAGTTCTCCCGCGACCTGATCACCGTGGCGGACCTGCAGCGCCACGTCGGCGAACTGGTTCGCGGCTGA